Sequence from the Candidatus Thermoplasmatota archaeon genome:
ATGGCCTGGATGCTGCCGATCTCCTCAGCTTCGGCCAGAATCAACCTGTTGATCCCCTCTAGCCGTCGGGTCTTCTGATCCTGCAGGTCCCCGACCGCTCCTAGTATGGCCAGGTGGGCGAGGTCCATGTTCTTCTCATCCATGGCCAGCGCCGCGAGGAATGTGCTCCCAGCGCCGCTTAGGTCAGACGCTCCTGAGATACCGTGAAGCTGAGGATTAACGTGCAGCACGGTGCTGAAATCCGTCAGGAGCGCCTGCCCCTTCCTGGAACCAGGGGCGTATCCTGTCTCTGGCATGTGATGGTCCGTGACGACAGCTCTCATCCCCTCGAGCTTCGTGATCGAGCCGCTCCCGAGGTCAGTGAACCAGATCAGGTCGGCATGATCGCCTGCAAGAATCCCGATTGCGGCCTCATCGAGTTTCTTGAAGAATCGTGTCTTTGCATCCACGTTCGCGCGCCCGAGAGCTGCAGTTGCGATTGCGGCGGCGGATATTCCATCTGCATCGATGTGTGTGGCGACGACGGCCGATGAAGCATTTCCGAGTGCATCCGCTGCAATCTCGGCCGATGCCCAGAGTCCGGCCGGGATTGCGGATGATAGGTCCTTCTTTCCCATGCGATCACCCCAGGACTCCGAACGTTCTCAATGCAATGATGGTCAAGAGGACAAGGCCGATCAGAACGAAGCCTTTGACGGTCCTCTGTATGATGAATATGAAAAGCGCGAACACGACCAATGCGACAATCAGCGCAAGAAACCCGTCCATCCCGAACCCCTAAGCACTGATTGATTATTCAACCTTTCCAGCGACCCATGACCGCATCGAAGGTCTGTCTCTTAAGAGACATGTACACGTGCTCCGCGAGCGTCTTGAGGTTCCTGCAATCCTCAGTATTGTACTCGACGAGCAGGTCCAGAGCGTTCCGCTTGCCGTGCTTCTCCCAGAGCTTCCATAGATAAACCGCATTCTCGCCCGTCATGTACGCAACCCTCTTGTCTCTCTCGATACCCAGGTCGGCCTCTATCCGTTTGAGCCCACCAGCATAGCCAAGGCGCCTGAGCGGGTATCTGAGGTCAACATGTGGTATCTCTGGGATGACCCCTGGGAACTGGGATTCTATGACCGGCAGGTCGAAGGACGCGCCGTTGTAAGTGACAATCATCCCTGCTTTGCCTAGGATCGCTTCCAGGTTGTCGCGTGTGAGGCCCATTCCCCTGATAAGGGAGTGAACTCGTGCTCCGTCGTATATCCCGACCATGGTGATGGGCGATCTCAACGACAGTCCCGTCGTCTCGATGTCCAGAAAGACCACTTGGCTGGAGAAATCGTTCAGGCACCTCCACTGATCCCTGTTCCTAAGATGGGTGGCGAAATAGCCGGTCTCGAACCTATTGAGCATTCTCTCAGCGGTCCTGAGCTCGTCATCCATGATGTGCTTCATCCCGTCAGATATGCCTCGAACAGTGGCTTCGCCCATGAACTCCTTCCAATCGGTGATCCCACGCGTCCACAGCGTGCGTTCACGCTGCGGTCCAATGCCTCTCAGTAGGAGGAAGGAGTTGCGGAGCATCCACCAACAGACGCCGCTCAATGCTATTTAAGCAATCATCGACTCGGGCAAAAGTAGTCAGAAGGTTGTTAAGCGATGCTAGCCTACTCAAGGTCGTGAATCGGAAGGGATACCGGGTGTGCGACGGCGTCGAAATATTCGCAGGCGGAGCGGCGCTGATCAAAGACGACAACACGCTCGTCGTCGCCGACATGCATCTTGGCAACGAGGCCTCGCTAGAACACGAAGGCCTGAGCATACCTCGCGTCCAGACTCGAAAGATCGAGCAATACATGAAGATCATGGTTGCCGCACTTGAACCTTCCAGGGTGATCGTTGCGGGCGACCTCAAACACAACTTCTCGAGCAATCTGACCCAGGAGTGGCAGGACGTTCATGCATTCGTCAAGATGCTTGGCGGGAGCGTCCCGCTCGAGGTGATCAAGGGCAATCATGACAATTTCCTGGGCTTGATCCTGCGGGAATATGATGTCCCGCTACGCCGTGAAACGGTCTGCGGGGACATCAGGGTAGTTCACGGTCATGTTGGCTCGTTGACAGGCAAGATGACCATAATGGGACACATCCATCCGTCAATCAGGCTGAGGGATGGCGTGGGAGCATCGCTGAAGGACCAATGCTTTCTCTTCGACGATAGCAGGGGCGTGTTGATACTCCCAGCATTGAGCCTCATCTCTCCAGGTACTGATGTCATCAGCCAGGAATCATCTGACAGCATTTCTCCCCTCCTGTCTGATGACGGCTTGTCCAGCTTCACGCCCATCTTGTTCTCGGGCGAGAAGGTCTTGGAGTTCCCAACGGTGGGGGAGTTGAGGAGACTCCGACGGTTCCAATGATCACAGTGTCCTCCGACTTAGAGTCAGTCGGTAGTTTTCGAAATGTATTTCTACAGAGAACGTTCTCCGATTCTCGGGGGTATTCAAGTTGGTTGAGGAGAAGAAGTTATCGAAAGCCGAAGTGAAGAGGACCATCGCCACGTCGCTTGCAGCGGCGTTCGGTTTTGTCATTGCGTTGTTGTGGAACAGTGTCGTGCAGGGCGGACTCAAGGTTGGTGGAATAGACACAACCTTCGTGGATATTGATCTTGTAGGATGGCTCATCTATGTCGTCACAGCAGTTGCACTGACGATATTCATGGTAATCCTGATCATAGTGGTCGGTCGTTGGAGCAGCAAGTAGTCGGATTTGCCGCACCTGCGCAGTGACTCGTTGAATCCTCTATCAGCGTCAGCGTTGAACTGTGCGATGCGTCAGGGGCGGCTGCGGATAAGCAGCCAACAGAGGATATGGCATCGTCTGCACCGTCAGGTTCTCTGCCCCTTGTTGCCTTCCGAAAAGACTTATGTATCCGCATCCTCATCCGCACATGGCCAGGTGTGATTGGTGCCAAAAGGTATCTACGTCAGCGATGCGGACGTCGAGATGTCCAAAGACATCGAGAGCCTCAGGATCGACAGGCACCTCACTTCCGACTTGTCCTCTCGGCTTCCGGGCCGGAGGCGAAAGATGATCGACAGGATAGAGGAGTATGGAGGCAAGAATCCTCTCGCGGTCGTGCCCTTGCTCGTTAAGCACTACGATGATGACGATCCCAAGGTCAGGAAGCAGATAAGGGCAAGCCTCGCAAGACTCACACAATCTGAGCTGGGCGAGCTGGCGTTGGTTGAGTGCATGTTCAGTCGACACCCGTTCATAGCCTCCACTGCCGCTGCGATCCTTGAGGAGAGGAACTTCAACAGCGTCAACTTGTTGTCGTACTACAGACAAACCGAGAACCTCATCATGCAGGCACGCAAGACTGATGTGTTCTGCCAGGATGTGGAGGAGCTCGTTACCGATTCGATTGACACTTATAAGGAGGGCAGGTTCGACCAGGCCATGACCAACATGATGATGGCCAAGGACCTGCTCGAGGACAGGCTCGAGTGGCATGGGCATCTCACTGGATACATCAGGGACGTTCTCAGGCTCACGCCCGTGTTGGGCAGGAGCGGCGTTCAGATAGACGCGATCCAGGACTCGATCAGGAACGTCTCCTCCGCGATGCAGACACGCGAGTACAACGACGCGAGATCTCTCCTCGACCTAAGGCGACATGAGACGAGACTCTGGAAGCAGCTCTGGAGCCTCGAGGAGTATGTGACCAAGCGGATCAAGGTGAAGCCACTGACTGAGCTTATGGTCCTGCGCGAAACTGACAAGCATCTTCTAGATTCGTTCATCAGACTGCACTTGTCTGTCGAAGGGCTGATCCAGGGGGGCAAGGCGGTCGACGCCCTGAAGATTGTGGAGGAGTTCATCAGGGACGAAGTGTCCGCGGAGTACTTGGCCAAGGAGGGCAAGAGGTTGGACTCCAAAGACGAGGCCGCTTGGTACACCATGTGGTCGGTCGGCCTCGGTCTCCTGAAACTGGTCTCGCCCGTCGTCCCCAATCTGGCTGAGGAGTTCTACCAGCAGTACTTCCGTGACCGCGAAGGTTCTCCTAGCATACACACCGTCCCGTGGCCTGAGCCTTTCGCTCAGGCCGAAGCCCCATCTGGGCCTCCAGCCAAGCCTAAGAAGGGCAAACCCGCTCAGAAGTAGGCTCTCAGAGAGATGGGGACCAGAACTTCGAGTCTTTCTTCTTCTTGTCCCACGAGATGACTGTCCTCATGCCATCGACCCCAACTTTGATGCAATCAGCCATGTTCTGCTCGAAGTCAATCACCTTCTCGGTGGGGTGCCAGGGCACGACATCCGAGACAGTGCATATCGCGCCCGCCCTGAGCCCGAACAAGGAGCACAGGGTGAAGATGGTGGCGTTCTCCATCTCGATATTCTTCACTTTCATCTTCTTCGCGTCCGCAAGCCTGTCGACCATGAACGAGGGCATGTAACCTGACTGTGACATGGGCACTATCTTCCCGTCCTTCAAAACCTTGTTTTCGCTGTAGAATCCGTCCACGGAGAGGCATATGCCGACATCGAACCTGGATTTGGATCTCCTGGCGCTGTCGATTAGGGCGAGCACGATCTCGTGGTCCGCGACAGCTGGATACTCGGGCCATGCATAGCTCTTGCTCGTCCCGTCCGCGCGTACTGCCCCAGTCGCAACAACGAAATCCCCCTTCTCGAGCCCGTCTGCAATGCCTCCGCTCGTGCCCATCCTTATGAATGTTTCCGCGCCGAGGTTCGCCATCTCCTCGATGAGGATCGCTGTCGACGGACCGCCTATGCCAGTGGAGGCAGCGGTGACTGGCGTGCCATCGAGCTTTCCGCTGAACACCGTGTATTCCCTGTACTGCCTGACCTTCTTGGAACCGGAGAGCATCGATGCGATCTTTGGAACCCTCTCGGGCTCTCCGCTCAGAAACACGTACTTCTCTACCTCACCAGGTTCAAGGCCTGTGATGAGCTGCTTGTTCAATTGCACCAGCCTCCGAATGACGGAATACGAATGCCAATAACCCTAGATAAGGTCGTTGGAGGGCTCCTGTCAGAGGACGACGAGAAGCACGACAGACAGCACCATCCCGAAGTACGTGCTCATCAGAACGACTCCTCCCAGCCGTGTAATCCCCATGCCCCTGATCATGAACAGCAACAGTATGAAAGTCGAAAGGTTCAGAACCAAGATCATCGGGAGTATCTCCGTGCGGCCAAACTCGAAGGGTTTGATTATTCCCATGAGCCCGAGCGTCAGGAGCATTGTGACAATGCTAGCTCCGATTCCTTCTCCCAGTGCCAGGTCGCCGAACCCTCTCCTGGCGGCGTGATACGATGCGGCTATGTCCGGCAGCGTGGTACCGAGCGCGACGAGCGTAATGCCGACGAGCCAAGGGTCCAGGCTGAAATCGCTGGTCATCCTGAGGATGCCCCTAACGACCAGTTCCGCTCCCATGACTGTCCACAGGATGCCGAGCACGAGCCATTGGAACCCTGCCCTGATCTCGACCTTCTTCCCGAAAAGCTGCCCCATTAGCTCCAGCTGAATCGTGGCATCTTTCAGGCTCTCCTCCAGTTCCTTGGGGTCTGACACCCGCTCTGCCAGAAGCAGGTTCATCGTGTATGGTACGAAGAGTATCATGAGCACCACTCCCTCGAAGAACGTGAGAGATCCATCCATCAGCAGCACGGACGCGACGATCGTGACCGTCATGAGAAAGACCGCGTCCCGCATGATAATCTCCCTAGTGATCTTCAGAGGGACTATGATGGCCGTCAGTCCGATGACGAATGCTATGGTGACGACGTTGGATGAGAGAGCGTTCCCGAGCGCTATGTACTTGCCTCCCGCCTCGAGAGCTAGTATCGACACGATCACTTCAGGCATGGCGGCAAGGGTCGAGACCACAAGCATGCCAATAACAAACCTGCTGATGCCGAAGTTCTTGGACACGGCCACTGCGTTGTCAGTGATGAACTTGGCGCCCTGGTTAAGAACGATGAAACCTACTGCGACTATGGGTATGAACGCCAGTGAAGCAGCATCTACCATGTCCCATCCCGAGCGATATCCTAGGTTTCGACATGGCATCCAACGATATATGGGTTTTCGAGAGAGTTCGTGGTTTTTTGTCCCTGTAAGAGGATGTAAATTGCTCAGACGCATTCCCTGGTCGCATGAAGGGAACGTACTGCCTGATCACCCTCCTTCCGACAAAGACGAGGATTCATGTAGGAGCCCTAGGGGTGCATGTCTTCCCGGGAGGCGTATACGTCTATGTCGGTTCAGCATTGAAAGGCATAGAAAACAGGGTCCGGAGGCACAAATCCTCGGCGAAGAGGATGAAGTGGCACATCGACTACTTCCTCGAGAAGGCAAACATACTGTCCACTGTGGCCATTCCCTGTGAAACTAAACAGATCGAGTGCGAGGTCGTTCGCACGCTTCTGCAGTGCGAAGGTGCGAGAGCGCTGCTAAGGGGTTTCGGTTCCTCTGACTGCACGTGCGAGTCGCATCTCCTATACTTCGGAGACCAAGACGCCGAATGGGCCTTCGAGACGATCTCCATGCGTCTGTCCATGTTGGACTGCATGTACCCGAGATCCGTCCCAAGAGCTGCCAAAACCGATTGACAGGGACAAGGGTTTTATCGGTTCTCTACGGTTACCGTCATGAAATGGCGCAAGAACTGAGTTCGGCGTTCCTTGCTTTCCTCGTGATAGGGCTAGTCCTGTTGCTGTTCTACCTGTACATCACATCCATTGAGAAGGTCCTCGAGCGGATAGGTTTCACGAAGGGAGAAGCCAGCACTGTCCTTACCCTGACGCTGTTCATGGGATGGCTGACGATTCCGCTCTTCCCCTACGCCGACTGGTGGATAGGGATCAGCGTGGGCGGAGGCATCATCCCGCTGATCGTCTGCTACATCCTCTTGAGATCGAAGAGGGTTGGCGTTGCCGAGGGAGCCATAGGCGTCATAATCGTAGCGTATGTCACATACTTCATCACGAGGGCGGAGGCGGGCGTAGGTATAGTGGCCGATCTTGAGTTCGCATTCGCTCCAGCGTTGGCGGCCGGCCTGTATTCCTTGTCCGCCTTCTGGATCGACATTAGGAAGGCAGCATCCCTGGCGTACTTCTGTGGCGTCGTCGGGACACTCGTCGGAGCCGACGTGTTCCACCTCGGCGAGATCCTGGCCAGCTCCCCGCCTGCAGGTGAGTTCGCCGTACTCAGCATTGGCGGGGCTAACATATTCGACATGGTCTACATGACCGGCATTGCAGCGGTCCTCGTGGACATCTTCGTCCTAAGGGTCATGAGGCAGGAGAAGAAGCACGGATTTGAGAGGGTTGTATCGGATTGGGAGAAAGGTGCTGAAGGCCTCCCGTACGCACGCGACATGACGCCTGCGCCCAAGTTGGAACCTGGAAAGAAAGGGCGCATCCAGTAGTCACACGCTACTCGTGCCTGCTTTTGAGCGCCTTTCCAACAGCATCACCGTCGCAAGAGATGCCAGGGCTAGGGCAGCCACTATCACGAACGCGTAGTCTGGATTGTTCAGCTCGTCAGCAACTATCCCGCAGATGAATACCAAAATGGCTCCACCCCCGAGCTGGAACCCGAACAATATGCCGAAAGCAGTCCCTCTCTCGCTAACGTCTGTGATATCGGTCGTGATCGCGAACAGAGCAGGATAGGTGGTGAACAGGAACGCCCCGTAGACCGCGAGCACTGGCGCGACGACATACCATTCAGTCGTGAACGCCAGGAATAGCATGGCGATTGCCGAGATGAGGTACCCTGAACTCATTAGAGCGTATTTCCCGAACCGTGCGCTCATCATGCCGAAGTAGTATGAGGTGACCGTGCCTACCCCGATCCATACGGCGAAAATGAGGTCCGCGTTTCCTGCGGACCAGTCGTGCACCTTTGTCAGGTTCACAGGCCCGAAGTAACTGGTGACCTGGTACAGAGCGCCTCCAGCCACAATCGGAATCGTGAGAAGCCACATTTTTGACAGCGTATGCTTCGAGCGGATCCTGGGCGTAGACTTCTCGATTTTGGTCTTGATATGCTTGTCCTTGATCGTTGCGAGGCCAAGGATCACGGCGGTGAAGTTGAGCCCTGCCCAGAGGAGACATGGAGCTTTCCAGGTGAAGAGCTCGCCGAGGAATCCGGAGGTTCCTAGGGCCATGATCACTCCGAAGTTGCCGACCCCGCTCTGCACTCCAAGGGCGGTTTCGAGATATGGGCCAGAGAATTCCCTGGTAATCCAGCTTGTCCCGACAGGATGGTAGAATGCCCCACCGATCCTCATCGCTATGACTGCCAGAAGCACGCCCATGAAGTCGTTTACGAACAGCAGCAAGAGGAATGACACTCCCATCAATGACGCTCCGATCTCAAGCAGGAACCTCGAGAATACACGATCCGCGTACATCCCGACTACAAACTGGATGACGACTGTGATGAGTATTCCGAACCCGAGGAACCCGACATCGTAATATGAGAGGTCCATCTCGCGGACGAGTATCGGAATCAATGCGACCAGCGCCATCAGAGTGCCATCATTGCATGCGTGATGGAAGCTGATGAGCCAAAGCAGTCTAGGCGTTCTTCCCATATGCCGGTCAAGCGCCCTCAATGTGTAGCACAGATAAGTTGCTTTGCAGAGTCTTTTTACCGTATCAGGAGGTTTAGCCATCATGCTGGGATTCCCGCACGGGATGAGGCCTTCCACTCTCGACGAGAGGAAGGAGTTCTACACGCACGAGTTCGATGTTCGCGCTGTCTCGCGATGGATCGGAGGCCGGAGAGGGGCTTTGAAGTTCGCGATGATACCTGGCCGCCGTTCCGGGATAGTAGCCCCACGCCACGCGAAGGACATGGACAATGTCGTCATCATCGATGATTGGCATCGCGCAGGCGATGTCC
This genomic interval carries:
- a CDS encoding ribonuclease H-like domain-containing protein yields the protein MLRNSFLLLRGIGPQRERTLWTRGITDWKEFMGEATVRGISDGMKHIMDDELRTAERMLNRFETGYFATHLRNRDQWRCLNDFSSQVVFLDIETTGLSLRSPITMVGIYDGARVHSLIRGMGLTRDNLEAILGKAGMIVTYNGASFDLPVIESQFPGVIPEIPHVDLRYPLRRLGYAGGLKRIEADLGIERDKRVAYMTGENAVYLWKLWEKHGKRNALDLLVEYNTEDCRNLKTLAEHVYMSLKRQTFDAVMGRWKG
- a CDS encoding metallophosphoesterase produces the protein MNRKGYRVCDGVEIFAGGAALIKDDNTLVVADMHLGNEASLEHEGLSIPRVQTRKIEQYMKIMVAALEPSRVIVAGDLKHNFSSNLTQEWQDVHAFVKMLGGSVPLEVIKGNHDNFLGLILREYDVPLRRETVCGDIRVVHGHVGSLTGKMTIMGHIHPSIRLRDGVGASLKDQCFLFDDSRGVLILPALSLISPGTDVISQESSDSISPLLSDDGLSSFTPILFSGEKVLEFPTVGELRRLRRFQ
- a CDS encoding class I tRNA ligase family protein, yielding MPKGIYVSDADVEMSKDIESLRIDRHLTSDLSSRLPGRRRKMIDRIEEYGGKNPLAVVPLLVKHYDDDDPKVRKQIRASLARLTQSELGELALVECMFSRHPFIASTAAAILEERNFNSVNLLSYYRQTENLIMQARKTDVFCQDVEELVTDSIDTYKEGRFDQAMTNMMMAKDLLEDRLEWHGHLTGYIRDVLRLTPVLGRSGVQIDAIQDSIRNVSSAMQTREYNDARSLLDLRRHETRLWKQLWSLEEYVTKRIKVKPLTELMVLRETDKHLLDSFIRLHLSVEGLIQGGKAVDALKIVEEFIRDEVSAEYLAKEGKRLDSKDEAAWYTMWSVGLGLLKLVSPVVPNLAEEFYQQYFRDREGSPSIHTVPWPEPFAQAEAPSGPPAKPKKGKPAQK
- a CDS encoding nucleoside phosphorylase, which gives rise to MQLNKQLITGLEPGEVEKYVFLSGEPERVPKIASMLSGSKKVRQYREYTVFSGKLDGTPVTAASTGIGGPSTAILIEEMANLGAETFIRMGTSGGIADGLEKGDFVVATGAVRADGTSKSYAWPEYPAVADHEIVLALIDSARRSKSRFDVGICLSVDGFYSENKVLKDGKIVPMSQSGYMPSFMVDRLADAKKMKVKNIEMENATIFTLCSLFGLRAGAICTVSDVVPWHPTEKVIDFEQNMADCIKVGVDGMRTVISWDKKKKDSKFWSPSL
- a CDS encoding sodium:calcium antiporter, whose protein sequence is MVDAASLAFIPIVAVGFIVLNQGAKFITDNAVAVSKNFGISRFVIGMLVVSTLAAMPEVIVSILALEAGGKYIALGNALSSNVVTIAFVIGLTAIIVPLKITREIIMRDAVFLMTVTIVASVLLMDGSLTFFEGVVLMILFVPYTMNLLLAERVSDPKELEESLKDATIQLELMGQLFGKKVEIRAGFQWLVLGILWTVMGAELVVRGILRMTSDFSLDPWLVGITLVALGTTLPDIAASYHAARRGFGDLALGEGIGASIVTMLLTLGLMGIIKPFEFGRTEILPMILVLNLSTFILLLFMIRGMGITRLGGVVLMSTYFGMVLSVVLLVVL
- a CDS encoding GIY-YIG nuclease family protein, encoding MKGTYCLITLLPTKTRIHVGALGVHVFPGGVYVYVGSALKGIENRVRRHKSSAKRMKWHIDYFLEKANILSTVAIPCETKQIECEVVRTLLQCEGARALLRGFGSSDCTCESHLLYFGDQDAEWAFETISMRLSMLDCMYPRSVPRAAKTD
- a CDS encoding DUF1614 domain-containing protein, with amino-acid sequence MAQELSSAFLAFLVIGLVLLLFYLYITSIEKVLERIGFTKGEASTVLTLTLFMGWLTIPLFPYADWWIGISVGGGIIPLIVCYILLRSKRVGVAEGAIGVIIVAYVTYFITRAEAGVGIVADLEFAFAPALAAGLYSLSAFWIDIRKAASLAYFCGVVGTLVGADVFHLGEILASSPPAGEFAVLSIGGANIFDMVYMTGIAAVLVDIFVLRVMRQEKKHGFERVVSDWEKGAEGLPYARDMTPAPKLEPGKKGRIQ
- a CDS encoding MFS transporter; this encodes MMAKPPDTVKRLCKATYLCYTLRALDRHMGRTPRLLWLISFHHACNDGTLMALVALIPILVREMDLSYYDVGFLGFGILITVVIQFVVGMYADRVFSRFLLEIGASLMGVSFLLLLFVNDFMGVLLAVIAMRIGGAFYHPVGTSWITREFSGPYLETALGVQSGVGNFGVIMALGTSGFLGELFTWKAPCLLWAGLNFTAVILGLATIKDKHIKTKIEKSTPRIRSKHTLSKMWLLTIPIVAGGALYQVTSYFGPVNLTKVHDWSAGNADLIFAVWIGVGTVTSYYFGMMSARFGKYALMSSGYLISAIAMLFLAFTTEWYVVAPVLAVYGAFLFTTYPALFAITTDITDVSERGTAFGILFGFQLGGGAILVFICGIVADELNNPDYAFVIVAALALASLATVMLLERRSKAGTSSV